In Rahnella variigena, one DNA window encodes the following:
- the dmsD gene encoding Tat proofreading chaperone DmsD, which yields MSAESISLTGKILGAVLFYPPDSREVQPLIALLESSEWAPLWPCATEHAKVQVTEYFSQIDQAQESLTDAYQRLFVGPYALPAPPWGSVYLDKESVVFGDSTLVLRQWMRENGIEPHLTQAEPEDHIGLLLMMSAWLAENSPSLLNEFLTMHLLPWSGRYLELLRQKADHPFYVGVAVLAESTLFGWIQQQGLDVKTADLYF from the coding sequence ATGTCAGCAGAATCAATCAGTTTAACCGGTAAGATTTTAGGTGCCGTATTATTTTATCCGCCAGATTCCCGCGAGGTTCAGCCATTAATTGCATTACTGGAAAGCAGCGAATGGGCACCCTTGTGGCCCTGTGCCACTGAACATGCCAAAGTTCAGGTGACTGAATATTTCAGCCAGATTGATCAGGCGCAAGAAAGCCTCACGGACGCCTATCAGCGCCTGTTTGTAGGCCCTTACGCGCTGCCAGCACCGCCGTGGGGCTCGGTCTATCTGGACAAAGAGTCTGTCGTGTTTGGCGATTCAACGCTGGTGCTCCGGCAGTGGATGCGCGAAAACGGCATCGAACCGCACCTGACACAGGCAGAACCAGAGGATCATATTGGTTTACTACTGATGATGTCTGCGTGGCTGGCGGAAAACTCTCCGTCATTGTTGAATGAATTTCTGACAATGCATTTGTTGCCGTGGTCAGGGCGTTATCTGGAATTGTTGCGGCAGAAAGCTGATCATCCGTTTTACGTGGGTGTGGCTGTACTGGCGGAATCCACGCTCTTTGGCTGGATCCAGCAGCAGGGTCTGGATGTGAAAACAGCGGATCTGTATTTCTGA